Proteins co-encoded in one Sporosarcina sp. FSL K6-1522 genomic window:
- a CDS encoding NUDIX domain-containing protein, producing the protein MKKIDDLKAGVAVIILNQENQVLLQKRADVGLWGIPSGHVEIGETVSEAVMREVKEETNLDIRIKKLIGVYSDPDSQVFNYPNGKVVHFITTCFLAEISGGELKCNSDESLEIKFFGQDNLPEDLLTMHPQWLEDALSKKEAAFIR; encoded by the coding sequence TTGAAGAAAATTGATGATTTAAAAGCTGGAGTTGCTGTAATTATTTTGAACCAAGAGAATCAAGTTCTATTGCAAAAAAGAGCTGATGTGGGCTTATGGGGAATCCCTTCAGGACATGTAGAAATTGGTGAAACAGTGTCTGAAGCAGTCATGAGAGAAGTAAAAGAAGAGACTAATTTAGATATAAGAATTAAAAAGCTGATTGGTGTTTATTCCGATCCTGATTCACAAGTTTTCAATTATCCAAATGGCAAGGTAGTGCATTTTATAACGACTTGTTTTCTTGCTGAAATTTCAGGTGGGGAACTTAAATGTAATTCAGATGAATCGCTTGAAATAAAATTTTTTGGTCAGGATAACCTACCAGAAGATTTGTTAACAATGCACCCTCAATGGTTAGAGGATGCTCTTTCAAAAAAGGAAGCGGCATTTATTCGCTGA
- a CDS encoding IS3 family transposase, with product MSTGEWASSFRGRVLKKVESFSDGSGRLSRKSQATLSFELKEKFLLKDVLQVIGIPESSYHYHINRMKTDNPDQELEEMIQSIFEENDGNYGYRRIQVNHKKVQRIMTELGLKGKKFMRKSRRYSSYKGTVGTVAKNLIHRRFYTITAYQKLTTDITEFKCSDNFKLYLSPIMDMYNGEILSYGISMHPTLDFVMKPLEDALQIVKDSKCRTTIHSDQGWHYQYKKWIKTLKDHNVFQSMSRKGNCIDNSPMENFFGLLKQEIYYREALRTYEELKRDIESYINYYNHKRIKQKLTA from the coding sequence ATTAGTACGGGAGAATGGGCTTCTTCGTTTAGAGGTAGAGTACTTAAAAAAGTTGAAAGCTTTTCAGATGGATCCGGAAGGCTATCTCGAAAATCACAAGCAACGCTATCATTCGAACTCAAAGAAAAATTCCTACTGAAGGATGTCCTTCAAGTCATTGGCATCCCTGAGTCTTCCTATCATTATCATATCAATCGAATGAAAACAGATAACCCTGATCAAGAGTTGGAAGAGATGATTCAATCCATTTTCGAGGAGAACGATGGCAACTATGGCTACCGACGAATCCAAGTGAATCACAAGAAGGTTCAGCGCATCATGACGGAACTTGGATTGAAGGGGAAGAAGTTCATGCGGAAATCGCGCCGCTATAGTTCTTACAAAGGAACTGTCGGTACTGTTGCGAAGAACCTTATTCATCGCCGTTTCTATACAATTACGGCTTATCAAAAGCTAACAACAGACATTACAGAATTCAAGTGTTCAGATAACTTCAAACTCTACCTAAGTCCTATTATGGACATGTATAACGGAGAAATACTTTCATACGGTATCAGTATGCATCCAACACTAGATTTTGTGATGAAACCGTTAGAAGACGCTCTTCAAATTGTAAAAGATTCAAAGTGCCGGACAACTATCCACTCTGATCAGGGATGGCACTATCAGTACAAGAAGTGGATCAAGACCCTTAAGGACCACAATGTGTTCCAAAGCATGTCCCGCAAAGGAAACTGCATAGATAATTCACCAATGGAGAACTTCTTCGGGCTTCTCAAGCAGGAGATATATTATCGCGAGGCGCTTCGCACATACGAGGAATTAAAAAGAGATATCGAGTCATACATCAATTATTACAATCACAAACGAATCAAACAGAAATTGACTGCATAA
- a CDS encoding transposase, protein MTKYSDAFKLMIVQEYLEGPLGSRLLARKHNVKSHRQLLDWVNVYKKIGAVGLFRRKKNEVYSIQFKLDVLSFMKRTGASLTETALNFGIINPSMISLWKKKFLDGGTEALDRPRGRPSMSNV, encoded by the coding sequence ATGACAAAATATAGTGATGCTTTTAAGCTGATGATCGTGCAAGAGTATTTGGAAGGCCCACTAGGATCTAGGCTGCTAGCACGCAAACACAATGTGAAATCACATAGACAGCTTTTAGATTGGGTGAATGTATACAAGAAAATTGGCGCAGTTGGACTATTTCGAAGGAAGAAAAATGAGGTTTATTCTATTCAATTTAAGTTAGATGTACTAAGCTTTATGAAAAGGACAGGCGCTTCTTTAACTGAAACTGCTCTTAACTTTGGAATAATCAACCCATCAATGATCTCCTTATGGAAGAAAAAGTTCCTTGATGGTGGCACGGAAGCCCTAGACAGACCGAGAGGACGACCATCCATGTCTAATGTCTAA
- a CDS encoding YjcZ family sporulation protein has translation MGYAGYGCGPGYGPGYGYGSGFGYGSGFALIVVLFILLIIIGASFLNTGGCDDGC, from the coding sequence ATGGGTTATGCGGGTTACGGATGTGGACCGGGGTACGGCCCCGGATATGGATATGGTTCAGGTTTCGGATACGGGTCAGGCTTCGCTTTAATTGTTGTGCTGTTTATTCTTTTAATTATTATTGGCGCAAGTTTCTTAAACACTGGTGGGTGCGACGACGGTTGCTAA
- the hemW gene encoding radical SAM family heme chaperone HemW: protein MRGMYIHIPFCHQICHYCDFNKVFFKNQPVDAYIESIGEELAIMKSEGISFEALETVFLGGGTPTSLSEQQLDRLLAIIHEYVDVRSLKEFSTEANPDELTFGKLMVLKKGGVNRLSIGVQSFDAELLTKIGRTHGPDDAARVVGEARKAGFDNISIDLIYGLPGQTVAQWQDTLDKALALELPHYSGYSLIVEPKTVFYNLMNKGKLPLPGEDMETEMFSMLIDQMEQRGRMRYEISNFAVSGHESIHNLLYWENATYAGVGAGAHGYINGTRYSNIGPLTKYMEKTASGARPLQHTHIVTETEAMEEEMFLGLRKSNGVSISSFQEKFGKSLEAVYGETLTALMASGLVEQSNDVIRLTRRGVFQGNEVFQQFLK from the coding sequence ATGAGAGGTATGTATATCCATATCCCGTTTTGCCATCAAATTTGTCACTACTGTGATTTCAATAAAGTATTTTTCAAAAATCAGCCGGTAGATGCGTATATCGAATCGATTGGCGAGGAATTAGCCATTATGAAAAGCGAGGGTATTTCGTTTGAAGCGTTAGAAACGGTGTTTTTAGGTGGCGGTACGCCGACATCGTTGTCTGAACAGCAACTGGATCGACTGCTTGCGATTATTCATGAGTATGTCGATGTTCGTTCATTAAAAGAATTTTCGACGGAAGCCAACCCAGATGAATTAACATTCGGGAAATTGATGGTTTTGAAAAAAGGTGGTGTCAATAGATTGAGCATTGGGGTTCAGTCCTTTGATGCGGAGCTATTGACAAAAATCGGCCGCACGCATGGTCCGGATGATGCGGCGCGTGTCGTTGGAGAAGCGCGAAAAGCAGGCTTTGACAATATTAGTATCGATCTAATTTACGGATTACCGGGGCAGACGGTTGCACAGTGGCAGGACACGCTTGATAAAGCGTTGGCACTGGAGCTACCGCATTATTCGGGGTACTCGCTCATTGTTGAGCCGAAAACCGTTTTTTATAATTTAATGAATAAGGGCAAACTGCCGTTACCAGGTGAAGATATGGAAACGGAAATGTTTTCAATGCTCATCGACCAGATGGAACAGCGTGGGCGTATGCGCTATGAGATTAGTAATTTTGCCGTTTCGGGGCATGAGTCTATTCATAATCTACTTTATTGGGAAAATGCAACGTATGCAGGCGTTGGGGCAGGTGCGCATGGCTATATAAATGGTACGAGGTATTCCAACATTGGTCCGCTGACGAAATATATGGAGAAGACTGCATCAGGCGCACGCCCTTTGCAACATACACATATTGTGACGGAGACGGAAGCAATGGAGGAAGAAATGTTTCTTGGACTGCGAAAATCGAATGGTGTATCGATTTCATCATTCCAAGAGAAGTTTGGCAAATCATTAGAGGCTGTATACGGAGAGACGCTAACAGCGCTAATGGCAAGCGGATTGGTTGAACAATCAAATGACGTGATTCGGTTGACACGGAGAGGCGTTTTTCAAGGGAACGAAGTATTCCAGCAATTTCTTAAATGA
- the hrcA gene encoding heat-inducible transcriptional repressor HrcA → MLTNRQLLILQLTVNDFIESAQPVGSRQLSKKPEAPFSSATIRNDMADLEEMGYLEKTHTSSGRIPSEKGYRFYVDHLLTPEKLNAEDSSQIRSVFKEKAMETEELIRKSATILSELTNYTSILLGPDTSLHKVKRFSIVPLDEKRAVAIIVMDSGRVENRMFNVPEGFTASDIEKMVNILNERLVGTPLANIQNTLIREAKMVLEQHVQHAAEMFTSLQRAISVEPEERLYFGGKMNMMKQPEFNDIQKMKTFFELIEKGSPATTFFQNDLLGIHVRIGSENKHDAMEDCSIITATYSAGENMTGSIAIIGPKRMDYGRVITLLDIMSGDLSKELAKLTIDGGTAGRNGN, encoded by the coding sequence ATGTTGACAAACAGACAATTGCTTATCTTGCAACTGACGGTTAACGACTTCATCGAATCCGCACAACCTGTCGGATCGAGGCAGCTATCGAAGAAGCCGGAAGCGCCGTTCAGTTCGGCAACCATACGGAACGACATGGCTGACCTTGAAGAGATGGGTTATCTTGAAAAAACTCATACCTCATCTGGCAGAATTCCATCCGAAAAAGGATACCGATTTTATGTGGATCACTTGCTGACACCGGAGAAACTCAACGCGGAGGACAGCAGTCAGATTCGCTCTGTTTTCAAAGAAAAAGCGATGGAAACAGAAGAGTTAATTCGAAAATCGGCGACGATTCTTTCGGAATTGACAAATTACACGTCGATTCTACTCGGTCCTGACACATCGTTGCATAAAGTGAAACGATTCTCAATTGTTCCTTTAGATGAGAAAAGGGCTGTTGCCATTATTGTGATGGACAGTGGGCGAGTTGAAAATCGAATGTTCAATGTACCGGAAGGATTCACTGCATCCGACATTGAAAAGATGGTCAACATTTTGAATGAGCGACTCGTCGGTACACCGCTTGCGAATATTCAAAATACGCTTATTCGAGAAGCAAAAATGGTTTTGGAACAGCATGTCCAACATGCGGCAGAAATGTTTACTTCGTTGCAACGTGCGATTTCAGTGGAACCAGAAGAACGCTTGTACTTCGGTGGCAAAATGAATATGATGAAACAGCCTGAGTTCAATGACATTCAGAAAATGAAAACATTTTTTGAGTTAATTGAAAAAGGGTCTCCGGCAACAACGTTTTTCCAAAACGATTTGCTAGGGATTCATGTGCGTATTGGTTCTGAAAACAAGCACGATGCGATGGAAGACTGTAGTATTATAACAGCGACGTATTCCGCTGGTGAAAATATGACAGGTTCTATTGCAATTATTGGTCCTAAACGCATGGATTATGGTAGGGTCATTACATTGCTTGATATTATGAGCGGTGATTTGTCTAAGGAATTGGCGAAACTGACCATTGATGGTGGAACAGCAGGGAGGAACGGAAATTGA